Proteins from a genomic interval of Flavobacteriales bacterium:
- the folB gene encoding dihydroneopterin aldolase has product MASISVLGIRVYAYHGCLPEETKIGSDYEVNVVLEYDIKQSSESDDLQHTVDYVSINAIVKEEMSVASKLLEHVVARILEKIIKKHPNISLVEVSVAKKNPPINGDVREVVVKDKRIKDTDF; this is encoded by the coding sequence ATGGCATCGATTTCAGTATTGGGTATAAGGGTTTACGCTTATCACGGCTGTTTGCCAGAGGAGACCAAAATAGGATCAGATTACGAAGTTAATGTTGTACTTGAGTATGATATTAAACAATCTTCAGAAAGTGATGATTTACAACATACGGTAGATTATGTGTCTATAAACGCTATTGTAAAGGAGGAGATGTCTGTTGCCAGCAAACTGCTTGAGCATGTAGTGGCTCGTATTTTAGAAAAAATCATAAAAAAACACCCTAATATATCTTTAGTAGAAGTCAGTGTTGCTAAAAAAAACCCACCTATAAACGGAGATGTGAGAGAGGTTGTCGTAAAAGACAAACGAATAAAAGACACAGATTTTTAA
- a CDS encoding gliding motility-associated C-terminal domain-containing protein encodes MFKHTLFFVLFLIGIDAFSQGATNSQYEVISRVYFGSLPYDATDIMNPPVGTNLLPCTGYSDFSVGNTNNGDGNLTGAEYFTGVLRNETYDLEVEGGFCGTTPSIFNANRAIKVYIDYDASGTFETTELVYTSPYYDVNFPVINTSITIPNTAALGSIKMRIVYNRVGAFTALWQVNAINWSVNNFQYGEVEDYTLVVIGYVDSIQSTNTSCYNSSDGQIQIYPDISAPATTEYSINGLAGPWSTNLIYTNLAVGNYDVWARDAALAPNFVYEQLQTSVGSSDTVFVNPQISSDYNGSDVSCVNSADGEITLSSIGGDDALYTYQYSSTSNPILTDVLVNPLTALAADTYTFVATDAQGCTSLPVDVEITEPIELTVDGVNVIQQASCNSTCDAIIDIQASGGALPYTFNVDGSDNGNNNVVANVCSGMPLVTVTDANNCLVQFNATVPNPIDLNLTTSITSDYSGFDVSCQNATDGTIQLSTTGGTGGEYSYSIDGGLTYPYSSSGILDIGSLGEGNYSIMALDSNLCESLPQDLILSAPTPLSFDFMTTLSQISCNGFSDGEISVQAIDGVGGYVYSIDGGITTQAAGVFSNLSANTYEFTVIDDNNCSYNQFYDLNQPQPVSIVSALVSSDYNGSQLSCFGASDAVLNVNAIGGTPPYNYSFVPDPTVFPLPANNLITNLSAGLQTLQLTDDNGCISSPQPFEVIQPDELLISDINLVSNVSCFGGSDGEAIITASGGTGAYSYFVDALYNSANQAPYLVNGLSPNTYNVVVSDVNNCTSPAAVLPITQPNQLNANLSFINLGCDGDFGSATVNPTGGTPNYSIAWSTGASTNSIEQLVTGAYSVTITDVLGCQETMDFVITEPNISLLVTPILCNGNNNGMIAATLNSPNPSSVYSVLWDDSNAQTTNTAVGLSAGDYSVTITDQFGCVLTASTSIIEPDSLNIFVEHTQLCSDNPIATALVFASGGLTPYDYLWSTNETSELIYIQNPGMYSIQVTDYNNCQQDVAIAIDPINPIQLDFVTQAVSCVDNNDGSVEVFPTGGYEPYTYSWSNYTEEALNSEVQSGFYGVTVSDNNGCEYYQEIEVPSSDQSCITAYSAFSPNGDQNNDYWHIDNIELYPDALVEVFNRWGDRVYSTKKYINAWEGAWQGMYENNPLPSATYYYVITLNNDEEPIAGTVTIVR; translated from the coding sequence ATGTTCAAACACACTCTGTTTTTTGTACTATTTCTCATCGGTATAGATGCCTTTTCTCAAGGCGCTACTAACTCTCAGTATGAAGTAATCTCAAGAGTATATTTCGGCAGTTTACCTTATGATGCAACGGATATCATGAACCCTCCTGTTGGCACAAATTTATTACCATGCACAGGCTATAGCGATTTTTCAGTAGGTAACACAAATAATGGTGACGGTAATTTAACAGGAGCAGAATATTTCACAGGAGTTTTGAGAAACGAAACCTACGACCTTGAGGTTGAGGGGGGCTTTTGTGGCACAACCCCTTCAATATTTAATGCTAATCGTGCAATAAAGGTTTACATTGATTATGATGCTAGTGGTACTTTTGAGACTACCGAGTTAGTATATACTTCTCCTTATTATGACGTTAATTTTCCTGTCATTAATACCTCCATAACCATACCAAATACCGCAGCATTAGGCTCTATTAAAATGCGAATTGTTTATAATAGAGTAGGAGCGTTTACCGCTTTGTGGCAAGTAAACGCCATAAATTGGTCTGTAAATAATTTTCAGTACGGTGAGGTAGAGGATTACACTCTAGTAGTGATAGGTTATGTTGATAGTATTCAATCCACAAATACCAGTTGTTATAATAGTTCTGATGGGCAAATCCAAATTTACCCTGACATCTCAGCTCCAGCAACTACAGAATATTCCATTAACGGTTTGGCGGGACCATGGTCCACAAACCTTATTTATACCAATCTAGCTGTTGGCAACTATGACGTTTGGGCAAGAGATGCTGCTTTAGCTCCTAACTTCGTCTATGAACAATTACAAACTTCGGTTGGTAGTTCAGACACTGTTTTTGTTAACCCTCAAATTTCATCTGATTACAATGGTTCTGATGTCAGTTGTGTAAATAGTGCTGACGGCGAAATTACTCTATCATCTATTGGTGGAGACGATGCTCTTTACACCTATCAGTATTCTAGCACAAGTAATCCAATCCTAACAGATGTCTTAGTGAACCCACTAACTGCTTTAGCAGCTGACACCTATACATTTGTTGCAACAGACGCTCAAGGGTGTACTTCATTGCCAGTAGATGTTGAAATTACTGAGCCCATAGAGTTAACTGTTGATGGAGTAAATGTTATCCAACAAGCTAGCTGTAATTCAACTTGTGATGCTATAATAGATATTCAAGCCTCAGGCGGGGCGTTGCCATACACCTTCAACGTTGATGGTTCTGATAATGGCAACAATAATGTTGTGGCAAATGTTTGTTCTGGAATGCCATTGGTAACAGTAACTGATGCTAACAATTGCCTTGTTCAATTCAATGCCACGGTGCCAAACCCTATTGATTTGAACCTGACCACTAGCATTACTTCTGACTACTCTGGTTTTGATGTTAGTTGTCAAAATGCAACAGACGGAACTATTCAACTTAGCACAACTGGAGGCACAGGCGGAGAATATTCATACAGTATTGACGGGGGATTAACTTATCCTTATTCATCCTCTGGAATACTAGACATTGGTAGTTTAGGTGAAGGGAATTATTCTATAATGGCTTTAGATAGTAATCTGTGTGAATCCTTACCTCAAGACTTGATTTTAAGTGCGCCGACTCCTCTTTCTTTTGATTTTATGACAACCCTATCTCAAATTTCATGTAACGGCTTTAGTGACGGGGAAATTAGTGTTCAGGCCATTGATGGGGTAGGTGGTTATGTGTATTCTATTGATGGCGGAATAACAACTCAGGCAGCGGGTGTATTCTCCAACCTTTCTGCAAATACCTATGAGTTTACTGTAATTGATGATAACAACTGTTCTTACAATCAATTTTATGATCTCAACCAACCACAACCAGTAAGCATTGTTTCAGCTTTAGTGTCTTCAGATTACAATGGCTCTCAACTTAGCTGTTTTGGGGCTTCCGATGCGGTATTAAACGTAAACGCGATAGGCGGTACACCACCATACAATTATAGTTTTGTTCCTGACCCAACGGTTTTTCCATTACCAGCCAACAATCTTATAACTAATTTGTCTGCTGGTCTACAAACTTTACAGCTTACTGATGATAACGGTTGCATATCTTCACCTCAGCCTTTTGAAGTAATTCAGCCCGATGAATTATTAATTTCTGATATTAACCTAGTTTCTAATGTAAGTTGTTTTGGCGGTTCTGACGGAGAAGCGATTATTACTGCTTCTGGAGGAACTGGAGCTTACAGCTATTTTGTTGATGCCTTATATAACTCAGCCAATCAAGCACCATATCTTGTAAATGGGCTATCACCCAACACATACAATGTGGTTGTTAGCGATGTCAATAATTGTACCTCACCCGCTGCTGTTCTGCCTATTACTCAACCCAATCAGCTTAATGCAAATTTATCCTTTATCAATTTAGGCTGCGATGGTGACTTTGGGTCAGCAACAGTAAATCCTACTGGAGGCACACCAAATTATAGCATAGCTTGGTCAACTGGAGCATCAACGAATTCAATTGAGCAACTTGTTACTGGTGCTTATTCTGTAACAATAACTGATGTGTTAGGCTGTCAGGAAACTATGGATTTTGTGATTACAGAACCAAACATTTCTCTGCTTGTTACTCCAATTCTTTGTAATGGCAACAACAATGGTATGATAGCAGCAACTCTTAACAGCCCTAATCCTTCATCAGTATATTCTGTTTTGTGGGACGATAGTAACGCTCAAACTACTAACACGGCTGTAGGTTTATCTGCCGGCGACTATTCTGTAACAATAACTGACCAATTTGGATGTGTGTTAACAGCATCGACTAGTATTATTGAGCCTGACTCATTAAATATTTTTGTTGAGCATACCCAATTGTGCTCTGATAACCCCATTGCTACGGCATTAGTATTTGCTTCAGGTGGGCTTACACCTTATGATTATTTATGGAGTACCAACGAAACTTCTGAGTTGATATACATACAAAATCCAGGAATGTACTCTATTCAAGTAACGGATTATAATAATTGCCAACAAGACGTAGCAATTGCTATTGACCCCATTAATCCTATTCAGTTGGACTTTGTTACCCAAGCGGTTTCTTGTGTTGACAATAATGATGGTAGTGTTGAGGTATTCCCAACAGGTGGATACGAACCTTATACTTATTCTTGGTCAAACTATACAGAAGAAGCATTAAATTCTGAGGTGCAATCAGGATTTTATGGAGTGACGGTTTCCGATAACAACGGTTGCGAATATTACCAAGAAATAGAAGTGCCTTCTAGCGACCAAAGCTGTATAACAGCGTATTCTGCTTTTTCTCCTAATGGAGACCAAAACAACGACTATTGGCACATAGATAACATTGAATTATATCCTGACGCTCTAGTAGAAGTCTTTAATCGCTGGGGAGACAGAGTTTATTCAACCAAAAAATATATAAATGCTTGGGAAGGAGCGTGGCAAGGAATGTATGAAAATAATCCGCTACCATCAGCTACCTATTATTATGTGATTACTTTAAATAATGATGAGGAGCCTATTGCAGGAACAGTAACCATTGTACGTTAA
- a CDS encoding type IX secretion system membrane protein PorP/SprF: MKKSLIVILVCLAALTKAQQLPMYSQYLTNDFILNPAIAGSKPYFPIQINSRTQWS, translated from the coding sequence ATGAAAAAGAGTTTAATTGTAATATTAGTTTGTTTGGCAGCTTTGACAAAAGCCCAACAACTTCCTATGTACAGTCAATACCTTACCAATGATTTTATTCTTAACCCAGCTATTGCAGGTTCAAAGCCCTACTTCCCAATACAGATTAACTCACGCACCCAATGGTC